AGCATAAAGAATATTTTTCTTATCCTTTTCAGTCAAAGAAGGTAAATTAATACGTACACCTGGAACATTTACACTCTTACGACTTCCAAGCGTGGTTTCATTCATGACCTCAGCCTCCAGGTAATCGTCAAATTTCTTAACCACATGCAAATCCAGATCTCCATCATCGATAAGAATCTCACCTCCTTCTGATAAATCGTGTACAAATTTAGAGTACGAAACAGCAATACAGTCGTGAGTTGTTTCAATATCAGGATTTCCTACAACACGAACTCTTTCACCAACTTTAAAAGGAATTGGTTCTGCACAAGCAGTCGTTCTGACCTCAGGTCCCTTTGTGTCAATCAGGATTGCAATCTTATTTGAAACGGTTCTTACATTATTAATTATCTGTTCAAGACCTTCTGTCCCGGCATGAGCCGTGTTCATACGAACAACATTCATCCCAGCATCATACAACTTACTTATAAAATCAACATCACAACGTCTATCCGAAATAGATGCTACAATCTTTGTATGTTTTTTCATAAACCTAAAACCTTAAATTATATATTTTTTATTTTTTTACTAACAATGCTTCTAATGCTAAACGATAAGAATCGAGCCCGAAGCCACAAATTACTCCCACACAAGCCACAGATATCATTGAAACATGACGGAATGACTCGCGAGTATGTACATTCGAGATATGTACTTCAATGACAGGAGATGTTACTGCCCTTATAGCATCCTGGATAGCAATCGAAGTATGGGTATATGCACCGGCATTTAAGACAATACCATCATAATCAAAACCCACCTCCTGAATTTTGTTTATCATCTCCCCTTCCACATTGGATTGGAAATATTGAATATCAATGTCAGGATACTTTTTACGTAATTCTGAAAGATATTCTTCAAAAGGAACAGCTCCATAAATAGAAGGTTCACGTTTACCTAACAAATTGATATTAGGTCCATTAATAATTTGTATTCTCATAAAACCAGTTATTCTATTTTATTTCAATACCTTTGTGAGGACTATTTTTCAATTTGCAAAGGTAGAAAAAAGAAATGAAAATAAACGAAAAAAGCGACAATAAGGATAAAAACAAACAGTTAATTAAGAAATACCAACAATATTTACTGTTAGAGAGGTCTCTGTCAAAGAACACTTTGGATGCTTACATGACTGATCTGGATAAGTTGCTCAGTTTTCTATTATTGGAGGAGATTAATATCTTCGATGTGACGTTAGATGATCTACAGAATTTTGCAGCAGGTTTACACGACATTGAGATACATCCCCGTTCACAGGCCCGCATTATTTCTGGAATTAAGTCCTTTTTCCGCTTCTTAATCTTAGATGATTATATCCAGTCAGATCCTACTGAGTTACTTGAAGGTCCTAAAATAGGACTTAAATTACCAGATATTCTCTCTGTGCAGGAAATTGATTCTATTATTTCAACGATAGATTTAGATAAAAATGAGGGCCAACGAAACAGAGCAATATTAGAAACTCTTTACAGTTGCGGGTTACGCGTTTCGGAACTGACAAATCTAAAATTATCAGAATTGTATTTTGATGAAGGTTTTATCAAAGTAGAAGGTAAGGGAAATAAGCAACGATTGGTTCCAATCTCTCCCCGGGCTATCAAAGAAATAAATAATTATCTGACTAACCGGGGCACCATTGAAACAAAAAAAGGCTTTGAGGACTTTCTCTTTCTAAGCAGGAGAGGTACCAACTTATCCCGTATCATGGTTTTCCACATCATCAAAGAACAGGTAGAAATAGCTGGCATAAAGAAAAATGTGAGTCCACATACCTTCCGTCATTCATTTGCCACCCACTTATTGGAAGGAGGAGCCAATCTTCGGGCCATACAGTGTATGCTTGGGCACGAATCAATTACAACAACTGAAATATATACTCATATAGACCGGAATATGCTTAGAAGTGAGATTATTGAGCACCATCCACGCAACATAAAATACCGTGAGGATGAACGAAAAAAAGCAAAAGAAGAAGAGCACTAAGATTTTTTATCAAAAAAAGTTAAGAAAAACAGTATAATTCCTAATAATGCAGTAAGAAAATACATCTAAGATTTGCCAATATATTTAAGAATTAATATCTTTGTCTCAAATTCTGTTCACAAACTGGTGCTCAGAACAATAAATGATTTCAATTACAAACATTTAATTTATATCAAAAACATGGTTAAGAAGTTGTATTTGCCATTACTTATGGCTATAGTTG
The sequence above is drawn from the uncultured Bacteroides sp. genome and encodes:
- the aroQ gene encoding type II 3-dehydroquinate dehydratase, with the translated sequence MRIQIINGPNINLLGKREPSIYGAVPFEEYLSELRKKYPDIDIQYFQSNVEGEMINKIQEVGFDYDGIVLNAGAYTHTSIAIQDAIRAVTSPVIEVHISNVHTRESFRHVSMISVACVGVICGFGLDSYRLALEALLVKK
- the xerD gene encoding site-specific tyrosine recombinase XerD, giving the protein MKINEKSDNKDKNKQLIKKYQQYLLLERSLSKNTLDAYMTDLDKLLSFLLLEEINIFDVTLDDLQNFAAGLHDIEIHPRSQARIISGIKSFFRFLILDDYIQSDPTELLEGPKIGLKLPDILSVQEIDSIISTIDLDKNEGQRNRAILETLYSCGLRVSELTNLKLSELYFDEGFIKVEGKGNKQRLVPISPRAIKEINNYLTNRGTIETKKGFEDFLFLSRRGTNLSRIMVFHIIKEQVEIAGIKKNVSPHTFRHSFATHLLEGGANLRAIQCMLGHESITTTEIYTHIDRNMLRSEIIEHHPRNIKYREDERKKAKEEEH